The sequence below is a genomic window from Paenibacillus sp. DCT19.
AGCACAAGAGCTAATCCAATGCTGAATCGTGCAAATGAGTTTTTTACTTTAAACAATATGTCCCCTCCAGATTCCCATTTCTAATGTACATGTCTATGGTTAGCCTTCTAGAAGCAATCTGTATGCGACGCGGAAATCGCATGCAGATCGGCTTCTTCTCTTTTATTTTGGCATAACAATGGTGAAGATGGTTGTTTCCCGTCCGCGCTGAGACAACGTTAGATGGCCTCCCATTTTCTCTGTATTCCGTTTGGCTATAGCGAGCCCGAGTCCAGTTCCACCCGTTCCCGATCTCGCTGCATCCCCTCGAACAAAAGGATCAAATATCGTTGCCCATAATTCCTGAGGTATACCTACCCCGGTATCAGCGACTTCAATGGACACATACGTTTCCTGTGGGATCAGCTCTACACGTAATTCTGTACCTCTTGGATTATATGCAAGTGCATTGGTAATCAAGTTCTGAATGACTCGGGATAACAGCTCCGGATCATATCTGGCATAGATCTCTTCATCTGGCACAAGAACATGTAGCACAAACTGGTTTTGTTCTATTTCTCCATACGTATCGGCCATGACCTCTCGCACAAATTCTCCAATTTCCCGCTGCTTGATGCTCATATGGAAGTCGGGTGAATCAACCTTAAGCAGTTCCAGCATATTTTGGATCATTCGCGCAACTTGTACAGATTTATTATGGATGTAGCCTAGATACCGTTGCTGTCTCTCTGCATCCCCAACTCGACCCTCGACCAGCGCCTGAGCATAACCTTGAATAGACGTAATCGGTGTCTTGAGATCATGGGATAGATCCACAATGAGTCGCTGCTTGCTCTCTTCCGCGTAACGTTTCTCGGCTGACGTCTTCTCAATCACATCTGCCATGAAGTTAAAGGTCTCACCAATCTGCACAAACTCCTTCTCGGCCGAGATGGACATACGCGTACTGTAATTCCCCCGAATCATTTGGGTAAGCCCCAGCGATAACACTCGAAGTGGTTTCTTAATTCGCTTGGCGACCCAATAACTGTATACAATCGTTAGTACTAGCAGAAGTCCAATACCTACCAAGATGTAAAATGGCAAGGGATGCTTCAGATTCGTAATCAGTTGGTTATCATTCATCCGAATGCTTACCAGATCCCGTGGAAGTTTGAGTAAAAGGTACTTAGCTTCTCCCTCTGCTACGAACGGGGAAATGGAATAATAATAGGACTGGTCGCTGCGATTTTCTAACTTGGCAAATAACTCGGACTCCGTGTACTGGTTAATGGCGTCCTTTTTATTGCCTACTGAACTTACAACGAAGCGATCTGCATTCAAAATCTCTAACCAACCACCGCTATCCTCCAGTCGCTGCGTTTCGATATTGGATGTAACTCCCGTACCTTCCTGATTTCTTGCCTTCTCCAGTTCAGCCACATACACATGCGCTTCTACATTCAGATCGGGATCGACGATATGGTCAGAGATGCGAAAATCAACGACATCAAGGGATACGATAATATATACAACCAGTACGAGTAACAGCAAAAAGAAGTTGAATAACAGAAAGTCCAGTGTCAGGGACGTATGCAGCGGTCTCTTTTCTCTAGTTTTCCATAGGCGCTTCAATTTTGTATCCTAATCCCCTTATCGTTTTCAAATATTCAGGTTGTCTGGAATCACGCTCAATCTTCTCCCGAATGTTGCTGATATGTACCATAATGGTACTGTCTTCATGAGCATAATAATCCCCCCACACAGCTTCGTAGATTTTTTTGCGGGTAAATACTCTGCCCGGTTGCTCCAACAGTAGATCCACAATTTTGTATTCTGTTGAGGTCAACGTCACAGGTCGTCCCGAGCGATACAGCATACATTTGGAACGATCAAGCGATAGCTCACCAAGCGTGCGGGTTGCCTCTTGAGGTGCCGAGACTTCCATTGCATCGAATTGGTTGACCCGTCTTAACAAAGCCTCTACTCTAGCGACAATCTCAAGTGGGTTGAATGGTTTGGATATGTAATCATCAGCCCCTAGTCCAAGTCCCAAAATTTTATCATGATCCTGACTCTTCGCAGACAAAAATAACACTGGCATATGATACGTAGCCCGGATCTGTTTGATCAACTGAAGACCATCCATTACAGGCATCATAATGTCCAAAATAACCAGATCAATTGGGGTGGATTGTATACGCTGTAATGCTTCCTCTCCATTGGCAGCGGTTAGAATGTTGTAGTCTTTCTCCAAATACAGCTGAAGCAGTTCCACAATTTCGGGTTCGTCATCTGCAATCAACAATGTGTACCTCATACGTTCCCTCTCATTTCAGTGTTAAGTTAGAATATTTACACTGACCACTGCGATGACAGAACAACATTCCGATCGCTGTTATCCCCAGATTTTTTTGATTCCCTTTTATAAAAGGGAAAATCCGGGGATAAAGGCGAACGCTCCGCTTCTTCATGTTATTTCTGTCCTCTCCGTTCACGTGTAAATGTTTATATAGAGATTTTTAGTTATACCTACACTATAACCTACGTCTCTTAATACAACCTAAACCCTTTCTAAAGATAATCTAAATAAAACGCCCAGGTTCGTAAACCCAGGCGGTTGAATTGTACTCTACGATGTGACCTACTTCAAACGATATCGTAAGCAAAGTCACAAGTTAGGACGTTATATTATGCTTTCAGCCAAGGCTTAACCCGATCTACCAAGTGCTGCTTGTCATATTGTATATACTGATTCGCTCGGTTGCGGAGTGGATCACCTGCATAGAAGCGCTCATATAGATCATGTCTGGCACCCAGCGGACTGCCCGTAAGCTCCCAAGCCAGTTGAAAGAGCCTTGTTTTCTCCTGTGCCGATATCGTCACACCACCTAAATACTGATGGATCATATGTTCCAAGGGCTGGTTTGTACCCGGCATTCCGGATGGAATCTGAATAAGTCCACCTGCAGCGATCGTTTTCAAAATTTCGATGGATCGTGGATAATAACGATTGCCCAAGTTCCTTGCCGTTTCAATATACTTAAATTCAGGGAGCCAATTACCGTACCTATCTGGCTTGGCTTTGGCTTCCGCAGCAATAATCAATCCCTCAATCGTTTGCATCTGGCTGATCATTTCTCCCAATTGCTCTTGCACATTAAGGAAGGAGTCTACACCAATTTCTTGGGCAATGGAGGAGGTGATGGCTGTAACGAACTCTAGTTTGGAATACAGACGAATGACACTTTGATGGTAGGCTAGACTGGAGGAAGCTACATTGCAACGAATCTGCCATACCGCTTCTGGATTATGGTGGAGTAACACACGTTCCCAAGGAACCAGCACATCTTCAAAAAATAAGACCGCATCCATCTCATCATATTGATGACTTAATGGGTGTGAAGACTGTTGAGCCGTCGCAGCGAACGATTCTCTGCATAATACGTGCAAGCCGGGGCTGTTCAAAGGTACAATCATCATGTGAGCCAGCTCTGGCTTATCTCCGGGAATACGTTGTACAGGATAAATAAGGATATCGTCGGCATACGGAGCCGCAGTTGCAATCATCTTTGCCCCCCGGATCACAACACCCTCTTCATTCTTACGTACAATACGTAGCATCGCATCTTCATCTTCGCCTATTGGTAAAGAACGATTCATCTGTGGATCACGCTGTACAATCGTCAGGAACAGATCATGTCGCTTCGCTTCTTCGTAATACTTGGATATTTTGTCCGCGTAATAGGTATCATGGTTCCCCATGGCATCGCGAGTTGCGTACCACCCCGTCAGACGTGAGCGTGCATAATCGGATAATCGACTCATGACGCCATACGTCCGTTCAGACCACAACCGAAATGCACCAGCACGATGCTCAAGGTCTTCCCTACAATGCGGCACTTGAAAGGCTCGATGCACATACCCACCGATGTGCTCATCCCAATAAGCTATGGTATCTCTTGATTCCGGTTCATCCGCCAGATTGAATAAA
It includes:
- a CDS encoding cell wall metabolism sensor histidine kinase WalK, whose amino-acid sequence is MKRLWKTREKRPLHTSLTLDFLLFNFFLLLLVLVVYIIVSLDVVDFRISDHIVDPDLNVEAHVYVAELEKARNQEGTGVTSNIETQRLEDSGGWLEILNADRFVVSSVGNKKDAINQYTESELFAKLENRSDQSYYYSISPFVAEGEAKYLLLKLPRDLVSIRMNDNQLITNLKHPLPFYILVGIGLLLVLTIVYSYWVAKRIKKPLRVLSLGLTQMIRGNYSTRMSISAEKEFVQIGETFNFMADVIEKTSAEKRYAEESKQRLIVDLSHDLKTPITSIQGYAQALVEGRVGDAERQQRYLGYIHNKSVQVARMIQNMLELLKVDSPDFHMSIKQREIGEFVREVMADTYGEIEQNQFVLHVLVPDEEIYARYDPELLSRVIQNLITNALAYNPRGTELRVELIPQETYVSIEVADTGVGIPQELWATIFDPFVRGDAARSGTGGTGLGLAIAKRNTEKMGGHLTLSQRGRETTIFTIVMPK
- a CDS encoding response regulator transcription factor; the protein is MRYTLLIADDEPEIVELLQLYLEKDYNILTAANGEEALQRIQSTPIDLVILDIMMPVMDGLQLIKQIRATYHMPVLFLSAKSQDHDKILGLGLGADDYISKPFNPLEIVARVEALLRRVNQFDAMEVSAPQEATRTLGELSLDRSKCMLYRSGRPVTLTSTEYKIVDLLLEQPGRVFTRKKIYEAVWGDYYAHEDSTIMVHISNIREKIERDSRQPEYLKTIRGLGYKIEAPMEN
- a CDS encoding 4-hydroxyphenylacetate 3-hydroxylase family protein, translating into MSRGQAYIHRLNDERNVWLDGEQINVTSHSAFQGTLQTIEGLFNLADEPESRDTIAYWDEHIGGYVHRAFQVPHCREDLEHRAGAFRLWSERTYGVMSRLSDYARSRLTGWYATRDAMGNHDTYYADKISKYYEEAKRHDLFLTIVQRDPQMNRSLPIGEDEDAMLRIVRKNEEGVVIRGAKMIATAAPYADDILIYPVQRIPGDKPELAHMMIVPLNSPGLHVLCRESFAATAQQSSHPLSHQYDEMDAVLFFEDVLVPWERVLLHHNPEAVWQIRCNVASSSLAYHQSVIRLYSKLEFVTAITSSIAQEIGVDSFLNVQEQLGEMISQMQTIEGLIIAAEAKAKPDRYGNWLPEFKYIETARNLGNRYYPRSIEILKTIAAGGLIQIPSGMPGTNQPLEHMIHQYLGGVTISAQEKTRLFQLAWELTGSPLGARHDLYERFYAGDPLRNRANQYIQYDKQHLVDRVKPWLKA